The sequence CATACAAACAATAATTTTAGTCCATAAAATAAGAATCAATTTATGGGCAATTAATGTGTTGGTGCTGGACAATTAATGTGTTGATGCTTTCTGAATCCGGAGCTCTTTTGAACGACAAgacatttaatttttattttgcaatAACCGATTTTTTTTGCCCCAAAAATGAgtcttttttttattaataaacctGAATCCGGGACAGACTGTCCCGAATTCAGCAGATGTCAGACTGACATCTCTTCTGAATCCGGGACAAACTGTCCCGGAATTGCATagtttgataaaaattttaaaaatgcattattttaattaatatttatttattttatattaatttaataaaaaacccCTCCACAAAGTCCagccgattttttttttttaaaacaaaaagacATTGCCAtgatttaaaaaagaaaaaaaaaaagaagaaaggaatcCGGGACAGTCTGTCCCGGATTATATTAGATCCATAAAATTTTTGAGAAtgcaatattttattatttgtttttaattttatattatttttaaaaaacccgTAAAATAGGAGAACTGAcccatattttaatatataatattttttcccTATTTGAGtttcaatttttattattatttttttaaaaaaaaaaaagtggaaaTGAAATTGAACCGAGCCACATGAACAACAAAACCGATCGGTCCTGAGATTCCGGTCTCAATTGATCCCCAAATCAAAACCCTGGGAGTGGTGGTAGATCCCAATTACAGTTACCCAGCCATTTCTTCGCAATCGGACTGGGCAAGAGGAAGATAATGGTAAGGGAAGTGTCGGAAAGTTGCGTGGAGAGTCTGCTCACGGAGATCGTCTCTTCCTATTGCAACGGCTTCTATGCCAACAAGCCCGAGCTGGCCGCCCGAAGGATCGAAGCCATTGGCTTTCAGGTTGGGCACCAACTTTCTGAGAGGTTTGTCATCTTATATGCATTATTGTTGATTGCTGTTATTTTTGTGATTATTTAGTGAGCTAGATGAATGAATATCCCTTGAAATTGATGTCGGATTAGATGCTTGGTTATTAATGCGAAATGGGAATTGTGAAATTTGTCAGTCGCAGGTTTGTGATTGTCGAATGAGTGAATTAGTGGAGGTTTTTTGGTCTTTAACAATGAAACGCGAGCTGAATTCACTTATATCTTGTTAAAAAAGAAATGCTAAGAACATAATTATAGTGGATTTGAGGCCAACATCTTAGTCATTGCCTGATATCTTGATCCTATTCGTGCCAGTTCTTACAAAGATTAAACGTATTACATGAGAAAAATTTCATCTTAATGCAGAATGTTCATTTCACATGATGTTTGGTGTTGCTTAATTGCTTTTCATGTATTTATGGTGACTCTCATTTGAAGCCATTTGGTTTTGTGCCAGATACACAATGGATCGACCAAGGTTCACTGATCATCTGGAGGCTATCAAGTTCATTTGCAAGGACTTTTGGTCTGAACTATTCAAGAAGCAGATTGATAACTTAAAGACAAATCACAGAGTGCGTACGATAATCAGAACGAACTAGCAAGATAATTTCACATGATGTGTGTGACCAATTATTTTTCCTTGCAGGGAACTTTTGTATTACAAGATAATCAGTTTCGGTGGCTTGCACATATGTCAGTTGACCTGTCGGTAGAAGCGTCTGGTTCTATTCAAGATCCTTCAGCAATGGCAGAGAATAAGGAAGCTCAAGCTACTGGCATGCATCTCTACTTTCCTTGTGGAATAATAAGGGGAGCACTTTCAAACTTGGGCATACCATGTGCAGTTTCGGCAGATATATCCAACCTTCCAGCATgtgagttattttttttttttgttggctgatttttatttttgttgctTTCTAGAATCTTAAGAAAAAGGAATAGTGAAAGACAAACGTCGGCTGTTGAGGTTTCTCATCTTATAAACATTTATATTACATACATGTGGGTAATTGTATTGCTCAAAACTTACACAAGGTTAAGTTTTGCTGCACCTGTTTGGCGCTTCAGAAGCTACAGTAGATTGTACGAACCGAGTTTTTCccattgaattttgaatttagggGAGCAGGATGTATAGGACCAGTTCATGAGTTGTTCAACTCAAACTCAATTATCGCGGATCTTGAGCCTTTCACATTATTGTTGATGAGTTCTTACGCCAACAGCCAAATTTTAATTACTATATTTATTTATGCATTGAATGTATCGATATGACTCATGATAAATGTTTTTGgtaacaataaaaaaatcaacatgaataaatatcttttattattaaaGTTTGCCCTGACCTTTTTTTATCTGTACTACATAATTAATTGAGAAACCCTGAAGCAGTTACCTTCAGTTTCTTGGTATGTTTATTTTTCAAGTTTTTGAAAACTAACATTTACAATTGCTACCTATTTATCTTATTTAGTTGTTCTACAGTTTTTAcagacaaaatattttttaaataacgaCTGATTGCTAGACATGCATCTTAGATTctctttaatttaattaatcatttggTGATGTGGCTCTAATTTGTCTTCTATACCTCTTCGAGGATTTATCCACCTTTGTGTAAGAATAGAAGCCACGATAAGAACGGTTTTTTGAGGCTCCAGACGACCCTATTCACTAATCATGCACATTCATCTGTCATAATTCTTGCTGTATTAAACTTGCATAGTAGAGCAATATGGTTAAAACATTATATGGTAAAAAGCCTTGATCTCTAACAACTCAAGTTTTAGAGAGACTTTATTGAAGGCGAACTGGATGGTCACGGAACAACTTCATGACATCATTATAACAGGCCATATTTGCTCCTAATCCATCTCTGTTAACTTTCAGGTTCTTTCGTGGTTCGTATAAAAGCCTGAGGAGGTTTCGACATAatcgagaatgaaatttcagtcTCCAGTTTTTGCtttgttgtgatttttttgttcactcttatTCCTACATTGTGTCACCAATTCTAGCTATATACCGATGGAAGTTTTTTCCTCTTTTTTTCCCCTGTTATGTGGTGATGGGGTTTTTTGATATCATCTCGAATCAAATCCATATTTCAAGAAGTAGGTGGCTATACTGATGGGAGTTATGTATACCATAAGTTATCCTTCAAGTGATTTCATGCTAACTAAGTTTTTAACTTCTTTTATaacttataattataatataatacaaGCAATTGGCGGGTATCTGTTTACAACTtctaaaataagtgattatagattttttaacaatttttttcaaaaaaaattttctgaTCACTTATTTAGATGTTGTACTAtctaaatcatgcatattaattTACGTTAAAACAAATCTATAACcacttatttttagatgttGTAAACATTAtctaaatcatgcatattaattTACGGTGTACCAACGTGtatgttttttaattaatgGTTGATAATCTCGGGTGAAAAATCAGTTAGTGGTTAGGCTATCTCCGACCCATTGCACTATTATAGCGCATATTTTGCACCAAAATAGTCAATTTTTGCATCAAACACAACTCATCTTTAATCCGATGTACTTCAAATTTTATTCTAAAAAGAATATTCTTATTATATTCTctacttttttattttatctataatatttaatttcacaaaaatgcaaatacgaataaatatattaatgttatgtttaattattttactattaattaaattaatttaaataaagaatataaaataaatatatcaatatatttaaataatttattctaccattttgaaaatatttttaattctttttGTTTTCGTTAATGTGAaactaaatttattaaatttacgCTATGCCttctattaaatattataatacaaATACAAATTCAGCTATTTGAGTTACTATACGTATCCCACAAATGATCAATAAGTGCATAAAGAAGTGTAATATCATGTTTCTGCCAAGATCGTGTCGATGATGCTATAATTGCAAATCGAGACTGCAGAACTCCAAAGGCTTGTTCCACGTTTTTTCTACAAGACTTTTGTTTCATcgcaaaatatttatttttagggTCACGTGGATCATGAATAGTTTGTACGCTTGTTGACCATTTGGGATATACCATCGACTAAGTAATATCCGGTATTATATTCTTTTGCTCCAATATAATAATGTGCTGGTGGAGCAATACCTTGTGTCAGATTGGAAAAAAAGATATGATGACTTCAGAACATTAATATCATTATTGGACCCTGGCATACCAAAATATGCATATCATATCCAAAAGTCATAATCAACCACAACTTCCAAAATAATAGTCGGAGATCTACTACGACCCGCATAGTGTCCAGACCAAGCTCTTGGGCAATTTTTCCATGTCCAATGCATACAATCAAGATTTCCCAACATCCCAGGGAAGCCTCGTTGTTCACCAATATGAAGTAGTCTACATATATCATTTGAAGTAGGAGATCTAAGATATCGCTCTGCAAAGACCTCCACAATAACCAAACAAAAACATTGCATACACTCAAGTGCAGTAGACTCTCCTATCTTGATGTACTTGTCGGCAGCATCTGCTGGTATACCGTACGCTAACATTCCAATGATATTTTTTGATTGGTAGACAATCCAAGTCTGCCGATTCCATCTCTGCGTTATGTGAAGTAATGATcatgattttttaaaacattagcAATACCAAGATATAGATCTCGAGACATTCGAAATCGTCTTCGGAACATTGCTTCATTGTATCTAGGATTTTCTGCAAAGTAACCATTGAACAGGTTTTGATCAGCCGCTTCCTGATCACGTCGGATGACTATATGACCAGGAATCGACCCTCGAATTGAGGCTTGTGAATTGTGTTGGTCGATGTAAGCAGTGTATAATAATTGTCTTTTTGCAACCAAACTTCGCACTATTTTTTCCTTCGGCTtcattaataatattttcaagtTCTATATTGAAATCATCGGATGATATCAATAGTATTTTCAAGCTTTATATTGAAATCATCAGATGATGAATATGAGTTGTTAGGTGATGCAAGAGCTGAATTCAAAGTATTAGAATTCATTTTGGGCTAAGTTTGAATTAAACTTACGAAAGATTTAAAAATCCATGACATTACATAATATGAACTAGAAATCTAGTTGGTAAATATGGATCATTAGATTGGATTTTCTTCGATCTAAACTTTCGGATTTTTATCTTATCTACAAAAATCTCATCCACACTACGAACCGTTAGATTGGATTTTCTTCGATCTCAACCATCGGATTTTTATCTTATCTATGAGAATTGAATCCATATTAGGAACCGTCATATTTCTTTTGATATCAACCCTCGAATTAGACTATtatcttcaaaaaaaattattatattatccttgcatgaaattatttaaataattccactaaaaaaaagaaattatttaaataatttaatgagGACAAAATTTGTAAGTATGAAGGAATAGAATCACATGATacgttagaatttttttttttttttaaaaaaaatgacattaataaaaatattaaataaagacaaaattattgaatacaaaattcaaaattataaaatatataactaccTCAATCAAATTGAGTCGATTAACAAATAagaaaatttcaatattttattaactgcaagttgtaagaatttttatCTTATCTATAAAAACGTGAGCTACGCTCGAAACCGTTAGTTTGTATTTTTTTCGATCTTGACATAATGGCGGACCCAGGATTTTTAGTCTATCCGGGCTAAAATTCTAAGCTCCTGCAtcctttaatattttgaattaaactATTCGGGCTACCACCAaattaaaccaaaattattcaaaaattttatatacaaaatttaaaaaaatttcgggcccACCCGGGCTCTTGAACTTGGGTCCGCCCTTGTCTTGACACTCAGATTTTATCTTACCTACAAAAAATTGAGCTACACTCAGAACCGTTAGATTTGATTTGTGTCGATCTCAACcttcagatttttttttattatttacaaGAATTTAATTCACAAAGAGAACCGTTAGATTGGATTTTCTTCAATCTCAACCCTCGGATTTTTATCTTATCTACAAAATCTGAATTAaatttggaaccattagattaAATTTCTTTCGATCTCAACCGTAAAAAAAATGTATCATCTTATCTATATTAACTCTTTAAATACATAGCATATAATCTCATAAAACCCACCACCATACAAACCTCACAACATAAACATTGCATATTCATTTCAAAActattattgatcaaatgactTTAAAGTCACGAAGTGCTTTTTATACCAACGAAGAAGGATATGCTTATTTGTCATGTCTATCTTGACATATCACAAGATCCAATCAAAGGTATCAACCAATCCAATGATCAATTTTGGGATCGTATCGAGACAAACTACAACGATTCTAAGTCATTTCACATCCAAGAATGTAAAAAAAGATCATTGCAATGTCAAATGAGTGTTATAATTCCAGCTCTTAGTAAATTCATATCTTGCATCCGATAAGTAGAACAACTAAATCCAAGCGGAGCTTCAGAAGAAGATATTGTGAGTATATATattcattaaatatttaaattagaaTATgacctttaaaattttaatatttgtttGATAATATGATACAGATGAATCGAGCAAGGCAATTAATGACGCAAGATAAATCGTTTACAAAAAGATTCAAATTTGATCATGTGTGGTCTATTATAAAAGATGTGGAGAAATTTACAGTCAATGCAACTCTTCAAGAAAAAGTGTTGAACATGATGTTATTTCTCTAAATTCGTCACAATCCGATACACAAGGAATGGATTCACCAATCTCTACATCACCGGGTTTGTCTTCTTTTCAATTAAATCTAAGTGATGAAAATGTTAGTGGTTCATCGCAAAGGCCGCTTGGAGTTAAGAAATCAAAAACGAAGAAAAAACAAGATGATAATTATTTACAAATTGAAACAATGagatcaaaacaacaaaaaatttgGATGTATTGAAGCAGGGATCTATTGACAAGCAACATAGTAATCATATCCAACTAGGACGTCTACAAAACGaaagagaaaaaaattgaaattaagAAGAAAATGATGGGAATGAAGAATAAAGAAATGGAACGAGGTACATATCATGACGATACACAAATCTTGATGCTTGATCTGAGCTTTATTGAAGATTCATCTCTACGTGAGCAATTTCGGTTGGAACAAGCTAGGATTTTGAGAAAAAGAGACGAAATTGAACGTGaaaaaatgataataatttCAGAAATTTCTTTGGAGATATCAAAGAATCTGCATAGGACTTATCGGATTTTTAGAAgtttgatgttttttttattttaacttaTGTGTGTTGCATTAATATCGTTGTTTtcaatattaaacaaaatatattatttttaatataaatttgtgAACATGCTATATGTACATAAAGTCTTACATAAAGAGTTATACGTCCTATTAAATTaggaaaatatttcaaattcttttaaaatttctttcttttcaacctACAACTCTTTGTcttgctaaaatttttttttgatgaaaatattataatttatttttatttactaATAGAATTAATTTTACTgagttcaacaaaaataattattttataaaattttaaatataattatttaatgagttcaataaaaaaataataattgtctattttttataataaatatattttaaaatttttaaaattaaaatttcaaatttaaatcatatataagcgatattttattattatatatttaaattaaaatatatttaatattattatgtgtaataattaattattttattagaaaaaacaaaataaaaattaaatcatgcaggTTTTGGTTGATCGGATTAGTCGAGTTCGAGTCGGTCGCTATTGATTATTCGAATTTGGTttgagaaatttttaaaaaaatttgtatttatttatagaagtaataaatatttactatatttttatatattgtatgcttgataaaaaaaaatttattgtatattgtatcattgattttcaatatgtgataattattttgtaaaatattgatttttaaaaataatttttattttgtgtagtaagtatattttaaattttgtataattgaactttcaaatttaaataatatagaactatataagtgagattttgttattatgtatttaaatcaaaatatattgattattattatgtgtatttaattattttgttaaaaattttaaaaaaatcaaatatttcgggTCCAACCTGAACCCAAAACCTCAACCTTAATCCGATAGTTATTTGGTAAACTCGGATCGGGTTCAATATGTCAACACCCCtaaaattgcacaataaatagtaaaataaaaaataataatattttcgttAAAAGTTTGTTTTAACAAGACAAACCATTGTAGTTTGaaaataaagatatttttttaaaaaaattgatatactttCCTAATTTAATAAGACGTGTAACGCTTTATGTAAGACTCTATGTACACATAGCATTATCCTAAATTTGTTATACACAAGTATTGCATGTCCTATGTTTACAATGTAAAGTGAAAGGAGCATTATAACTGCATTAGCTAACTTTAAGGTAAATAACAACCAATGCTGCGAGGTATGtataatataatacataaaCTTCAATTATTTCTTCTGTGTCTGCATTTCTCATTTTTAGTTCTAT comes from Henckelia pumila isolate YLH828 chromosome 4, ASM3356847v2, whole genome shotgun sequence and encodes:
- the LOC140865958 gene encoding uncharacterized protein isoform X2 codes for the protein MPTSPSWPPEGSKPLAFRYTMDRPRFTDHLEAIKFICKDFWSELFKKQIDNLKTNHRGTFVLQDNQFRWLAHMSVDLSVEASGSIQDPSAMAENKEAQATGMHLYFPCGIIRGALSNLGIPCAVSADISNLPACSFVVRIKA
- the LOC140865958 gene encoding uncharacterized protein isoform X1, encoding MVREVSESCVESLLTEIVSSYCNGFYANKPELAARRIEAIGFQVGHQLSERYTMDRPRFTDHLEAIKFICKDFWSELFKKQIDNLKTNHRGTFVLQDNQFRWLAHMSVDLSVEASGSIQDPSAMAENKEAQATGMHLYFPCGIIRGALSNLGIPCAVSADISNLPACSFVVRIKA